AACCATCTCGCCGCCGATTTTTGCGAAGCGCTTCAGGCGGGATTGAATACTGAGAAAGCCGTCCTTGTCAGCGGTAACCAAATCACCTGTGTGGTACCATTCCTCAGCGGGAACAAAGCCTTTTCCATGAATCATATAACCCTTCATGACGTTCGGACCCTTCACCAAAAGCTCTCCGCCAGCATCGATTCCTGCGACGGCTTCCAGCTTGGCGGACATTCCTGGCATCAAACGACCGACGGTTCCTGGTTTGTTAGCTAGCGGGGTGTTGAGCGACAGGATCGGAGCTGTTTCCGTTGCCCCATAGCCTTCAAAAATCCGCACACCGAACTTTTCCATCCACAGCTTGCGCACATCGTCCTTTAGCTTTTCGGCTCCTGCAAATACGTAACGTAAGGTGTAGAAGTTGTAAGGATGGGCCATACGTCCGTAACCAGCCATAAAGGTCGAGGTTCCGAAGAGAATCGTTGCGTTTTGATCATAAACCAATTCGGCAATCGCCTTGTAATGCAGCGGACTTGGATACAGAAAGACCGGAATTCCTTTGATGACTGGCACAAGCGTTCCTACAGTTAGTCCAAAGCTGTGGAACATTGGTAGCGCATTGAAAAACTTGTCGCGACTCGTAATATCGATTGTACAGGTAACCTGTTGGATATTCGCGTACAGGTTGGTATGCGTGAGTACGACACCTTTTGGCTTGCTCTCACTGCCGGAAGTGAAGAGGATCAGCTCGTTAGTAGTAGCCGAAGCTTTTTTCTTCCGTAAATAAGAGAAGAGTGCGGACACTTTGTCAAAAGCAGTCGCTGATGCTTTCAAATCTTCAAGATAAATAATTTTCATGCTCGGTGAAAGACCTGCGACGATGTGCTCCAGCTTCCCTTTTTCAATAAATACGCGCGAGGTCAGGATCGTATCGATATTTGCGGTCTCACAGCAATCCAAAAGGGAACGGATGCCAAGCGAAAAGTTCAGGATGGCTGGAGTGGTCCCGATACGGAACAACGATAGCAACGTTACGAGATGACCCACTGAATTGGGGAGGAATACCCCGACGACAGGTTTCCCCAAGAGCATCGGCTGCAATTTGTTGCCGAGTAAGTAGCTGCCGATTAACAAGGTCTTGTAGTCGATCGCGGACGTCAGGTCCTTAGCGATTTCCATTTTTGCACCATTCAGGCGAGCTGCTTCGAGAACTTCATCAAACAGATTCACGTTTTGCTTCATTCGGCTCTCGAACAAGCCTTCTTGGAGAGTGCGCAGGATACGATCATTGGCAGTGGCTTTTTGCGCGCGCATCGACAGGTTTTGATCGCGCTCGATGGTAAACGGAGTGCCTACTGTCATGGTCACATCAGGGAACCAGGAGAGCTTCAGCTTTCCTTTCAAATACGAGAAGATTGAACGTTCCAGGCCATTAATGATGATCGGATAAACTGTTACACCAGTACGTAGAGCGAGATAGCCGACACCGCTGTAGATTTTCATGATGCCGCCCGTCGTCGTGATCCGGCCTTCTGGAAAAATCACCAGCGTCTGTCCGTTTCGGAGGACGCGGAGCATGTGACGGATGGAGTACGGGTTGAGCGGATCGATCGCGATATGCTTGCGGAAGCGGAGGAAAAACGCAAACCGCTTGGCGATCTCCGTATTGACGACAAAGGTCGCTTCTTTTGGCAAGCAAAAGGATAGGAGTACCGCATCTAGCAAGGAGACGTGGTTGGGAGTGATAAGAGATGGCTTCGATAAGTCGATTTTGGAGAGTCCAAACACACGAGGACGGAACCATAACATCAATATCGTTTTTAAGAAAGAATAAATAAGGGCCATGTGGACCACACCTTTACAAAGGATTATGTCGTTGTTCTATCGTTCTATAGCTTTCATTGTAAAGAGTGGAGCATGTAAAAAAAGTACCAACATTCATTGGTACCTGGTAATAAGACCTAGAATAGCTTTTTTTGGCTGGCCTTTGTGGCCGCTTCCTTGCTTGTTTTGACGCCCATTTTTTTGAGGATTCGGTTGATGTGATTTTTGATCGTACGCTTCGTGATGTGGAGAGATTGTTCAATCTGTGTCTGCGTATGACCTTGGTGGATTAGTTGTAGGATATCCCTCTCTGCGGGAGATAACAGCTTTTGATTTTCATCGTTTTTCAAACGCAAAAATTCGTTGCGCAGTGCCGCAGCTGCCGTAGGGTGAATGGCAGATTGACTGCTGTGAGCAGCACGGATGGCGTCGGGAATTTCCTTGAAGCTCGATTTGCTGATGTAGTTGACGGCACCCGCTGAGAAGGATTCCACGATCACTGCCTCGTCTGTCAGAGAGGTGAGCATGATGATTTTACTGTCAGCTTGGAGTGCCATGAATTCGATTGCCGTCTCGATCCCGTCCAGATTGTTCTCGGTCAAGTTAATGTCCATTAAGACGACATCCGCTTTGGCAGGCAAAAAGCGCTCGATTGCTTCTGCTTTGAACCCTGCTTCCCCTACTACAGTGAGATCCGGTTCTTTGTTCAGGAAGTCAATGAGACCTTTGCGCCAGACGGGATCATCCTCTACTAAAAATACCCTGATTGGATTCATGATTGTGAGCGTCCTTTCGCTATTCAGAGTCGTTTATGATGACGCGCTTTTTCGGGAAGAACAGGAAAACGGTGGTTCCTTTGCCTTGCTCACTGTAGATTTCCAGTTGGCCCTGATGCTTTTGCATGACATTGTAGCAGTAGGAGAGCCCGAGACCAAAGTTTTGCCCTGTCCTTTTTGTCGAGAAAAAAGGATCGAGCACGTGAGGTAGGTTCTCTTTGGTAATGCCTGTCCCTGTATCCGCGACAGTGATGATGAGATGCTTGTGGGACAAAAATAGCTGAAGATGGAGCTTGCCGCCCGACTTCATGGCTTCCAGCGCATTCATGCACAAGTTGGTGATGACTTCGCGCAGTTGTACGCCATCTCCATA
The window above is part of the Brevibacillus antibioticus genome. Proteins encoded here:
- a CDS encoding AMP-binding protein, with product MALIYSFLKTILMLWFRPRVFGLSKIDLSKPSLITPNHVSLLDAVLLSFCLPKEATFVVNTEIAKRFAFFLRFRKHIAIDPLNPYSIRHMLRVLRNGQTLVIFPEGRITTTGGIMKIYSGVGYLALRTGVTVYPIIINGLERSIFSYLKGKLKLSWFPDVTMTVGTPFTIERDQNLSMRAQKATANDRILRTLQEGLFESRMKQNVNLFDEVLEAARLNGAKMEIAKDLTSAIDYKTLLIGSYLLGNKLQPMLLGKPVVGVFLPNSVGHLVTLLSLFRIGTTPAILNFSLGIRSLLDCCETANIDTILTSRVFIEKGKLEHIVAGLSPSMKIIYLEDLKASATAFDKVSALFSYLRKKKASATTNELILFTSGSESKPKGVVLTHTNLYANIQQVTCTIDITSRDKFFNALPMFHSFGLTVGTLVPVIKGIPVFLYPSPLHYKAIAELVYDQNATILFGTSTFMAGYGRMAHPYNFYTLRYVFAGAEKLKDDVRKLWMEKFGVRIFEGYGATETAPILSLNTPLANKPGTVGRLMPGMSAKLEAVAGIDAGGELLVKGPNVMKGYMIHGKGFVPAEEWYHTGDLVTADKDGFLSIQSRLKRFAKIGGEMVSLNLVEELAMQCFGHSGFAAITVNDARKGERVLLFTTDESVQLSQLRAYLTEKQYSPLLIPGTMQLIKDLPLLGSGKTDYVSLKQLAETGGK
- a CDS encoding response regulator; translated protein: MNPIRVFLVEDDPVWRKGLIDFLNKEPDLTVVGEAGFKAEAIERFLPAKADVVLMDINLTENNLDGIETAIEFMALQADSKIIMLTSLTDEAVIVESFSAGAVNYISKSSFKEIPDAIRAAHSSQSAIHPTAAAALRNEFLRLKNDENQKLLSPAERDILQLIHQGHTQTQIEQSLHITKRTIKNHINRILKKMGVKTSKEAATKASQKKLF